ACCACCGTCACCTCGGTGCGGCGCACCGAGGGCGGCTACGCGGTGGACACCAGCACCGGTGGGCTGACCGCCCGCAGCGTGGTCATCGCCACCGGCGCCTGCAACCGGCCCGCGGTGCCGGCCCTGGCCGCTTCTCTGCCCGAGGGCCTGCACCAGACGACGGCCTTCGACTACCGCAACCCCGCCTCGCTGCCCGAGGGCGGCGTGCTCGTGGTCGGCGCCTCGGCCACCGGGACGCAGCTGGCCGCCGAGCTGGCCCGCGCCGGTCGGCACGTCGTGCTCTCGGTCGGTGAGCACACCCGGCTGCCGCGCACCTACCGCGGGCGCGACGTGCTGTGGTGGATGCACGCCTCGGGCGTCTGGGACGAGCGGTACGACGAGCTCGACGACCTCACCCGCGCCCGCCGGCTGCCCTCGCCGCAGCTGGTCGGCACGCCCGAGCGGGCCACGCTCGACCTCAACGCGGTGCAGGACCTCGGGGTCCAGCTGGTCGGTCGCTGGGCGGCCGTCCGCGACGGGGTGGCGCTCTTCTCCGGCGGACTGCGCAACGTCTTCTCCCTGGCCGACCTCAAGCAGCAGCGGCTGCTCGACGGCTTCGACCTGTTCGCCGCGGCCAACGGCGTCGACGGGCCCGAGGCCGAGCGGCCCGAGCCGACGCGCGTGCCGTCGCCCGCGCGCCTCCAGCTCGACCTGGGCTCCGGCGAGGTGTCCTCGGTGCTGTGGGCGACCGGCTACCGCCCGGACTACTCCTGGCTCGACGTGCCGGTGCTCGACGCCAAGGGCGCGCTGCGCCACGACGGGGGCGTGGTCGAGGACAGCCCCGGGCTCTACGTCCTCGGCCTCCCGGTCCTGCGGCGGCGCAAGTCGACGTTCCTGCACGGGATCGAGGACGACGCCCGCGACGTGGTCGACCGGCTCGCGGCGTACCTCGACCACCCCGCGCACCAGCGGGCCTAGACCTCCCCGGAGGCCAGCCGGACCAGCCGGGCGACGTCCTCGGAGGCGCCCAGCTCGTCGACCGGGACCGGCAGCAGGATCCGCCAGTTCTCACGCTCAGTGGTGCCCGGGACGTTGGGGCGGCGCTGCTCGAGCACGGCGTCCTCCAGCGACAGCGACACGAGCAGCGAGGGCGCGCGGACCAGCTGGCGGTACGCCGCCGCGACGGCCTCGGCCGCGCTCGCGCCCTCGGCCAGGCCGTCGCGGGTCAGCTTCTCCAGCAGGTCGGCGCGCCCGCGCCGCACGTCCGCCTCGGGCATGTCGGTGGCCTCGAGCTGGTCCTCGGCGTCCGTGCCGGTCCAGAGCCCGGCCACCGTGGGCAGGTCGTGGGTGGTCACCGCGGCCAGGGCGGCGCCCGGCCACTGCGCCGGGTCGTCCTCCTCGAACCACAGCACCTTGTAGGACAGGATCCGCCGCTCGGCGAGCGCCTCGGCCACGCCGGGCTCGACGGTGCCGAGGTCCTCCCCCACGACCACGGCCCGGGCGCGGTGCGACTCCAGGGCCACGATGTCGAGCAGGTCGTCGCTCGGGTAGCGCACGTAGGCGCCGTCCGCGGCGCCCGAGCCGTCCGGGATCCACCAGAGCCGGAACAGCCCCATCACGTGGTCGATGCGCAGCCCGCCCGCCCCGGCGATGGTGCCGCGCACCGACTCGATGAACGGCTCGTAGTCCGCCGCCCGGAGCCGCCACGGCGTGAGCGGCGGCGAGCCCCAGTCCTGGCCCAGCGTGTTGAGCGCATCGGGCGGTGCGCCCACGGTGATCCCCTGGGCGAGCGTGTCCTGCCAGACCCAGGCGTCGGCCCCGCCACCGGAGACGCCGATGGGCAGGTCCTGGATGACGGTCAGCGCACCGGTGGCCGCCCGCAGCTGCTCGTCCAGCTGCCACTGGAGCCAGGCGTGGAAGCCGACCTCGCCGGCATGGGCCTCGCGGTACGCCGCCACGTCAGCGGACGTCGGGTCCTGCAGCGCCTCGGGCCAGCGCCGCCAGTCCGGCCCGTGCTCCTCGGCGAGGGCCGACCAGGTGGCGAAACCCTCGAGCGCGTCCCCCCGACCCGCGCGCCACACCGCGAAGGCGTCGTCGCCGCCGCTGCGGGCGTGCGCCGCGGCGAGGGCCGCCCGCTTCAGGGTCCAGGCGGCGTCGCGGTCGACCAGCGACTCGGCGGCCAGGGTGCGCACGGCGTCGACGTCGACGTCGACCGGCTCGTGGCCGGGGACCTCCTCGACCCGGAGGTAGAGCGGGTTGCGGAAGCGCCGGGTGGCCGGCAGGTAGGGGCTGGCCTCCTGCGGGAGGGTCGGCGCGACGGCGTGCAGCGGGTTGACCAGCAGGAAGCCGCCGCCGTCGCCCTCGGTCCACGTCCGCAGGGTCCGCAGGTCGGCCAGGTCGCCGATCCCCCAGCTCGCGGCCGAGCGGGCGGCGTACAGCTGCACGGTCCAGCCCCACGTCGCCTGCGGAGGCAGCCAGCAGCGCCCGGGCGAGACGACCAGCCGGCGCTCGGTCCCGTCGGCGGTGCGCAGCTGGTGGTAGCCGAGCGGGAAGTCCGCGGGCAGCACGCCGTCCACGACGCGCTCGCTGCCGTCCTCGCAGGTCACCTGCACCCGGCCGAGACCGAGGTCGCGGCCGGGCCGGGTCACGACCGGTGCCGTCGCCTCGAGGTCCACCGGCGGCTCGCCGATGACCGTGCGGAGCCGGTCGACGGTGGCGTCGGCGACCTCGTGCTCGGCGTCCGCCGCGTCCAGCCAGCGGTGCTGGATGCCCCAGGCGTCGATGCCCCCGTCGAAGTCCGCGCTCACCCGCTGCCTGTGACCCACGCGGGCCATCGGCATGCGTCGCGCCTAGAGCTCGTCGTAGCGCAGCGGGTCGTCGCGCCGGACCCGCTCCTCGGGCACGACCTGCCGGCGCGGCGGGCGGTGCGCGACCGGCCACCAGCGGACCAGGTGGCGCCAGCGCCCGTCCGCCAGCCGGACCGACCGGAGCAGCTCGCCGGGCACCCACTGGCCGCCGAGGTCGTCCTCGACCCACACGTCGACGTCGGGCAGGCTCGGGCCGCCGTAGACGACCTGCTCTCCCGACGCTGCCACCGCGGCCCGGTACCCCTCACCGGGCGCGCCGCTCGGCCTCGCGCGGGTCCGGCTCGGCCAGCCCGTGCCGCACCGCCCAGAGCACGGCCTCGGTCCGCGAGCCGACGCCGATGCGGCGGTAGGCCTGGCGGATGTAGGTCTTGACCGAGTTGATGCTGAGGAACAGGTGGGCGGCGATCTGCTCGTTGCTCATCCCGGCCGCGATGAGCGCGAGGACGCCGGCCTCCCGCTCGGTGATGCCGTAGCGCCGCACGGCCTCGGCGTGCCGGTCGGCGCGGTACGCCGAGGCGCTGGTCCCCTCGCCCCGCGCGGCGCGCCGCAGCACGTCGATGAGGGTGCGCGTCCCGACATCGGGCGGCACCGAGTCGGTCACGCCGAGCGACAGCGCGCGCTGGGCCAGGTCGGGCCGGTCCACGACCTCGAAGGCGACCACCACGGCCGAACCGGCCAGCAGCCTGCTCAACTCGGTGTGCGGCGCGCCGGTCAGCCGCTCGAGGTCGTAGAGCACGACGTCCACCAGGCCCACGTCGCCGCTGCGGGCGTCGGAGGCGACCGTGCTCACGCGGATGGTGCGACCGGCGTCGCCGAGCATGGCGACCACGCCCCGCCGCACGACCTCACGCGGGCTGATGACCGCCACGAGCAGGGGCGCCAGCCCGGGGTCAGCACCGCCGTCAGCCCCCGGCACCCCGACCGCCGCCTGCTTCCTCGCCCACGACTCCACCCTAGGGAGCCCGGTCGGGACCAGGCACCCGCCCTTTCGGGTGGAGCCCGCGCGCTCGGCGCGGTCCAGACCGCGGTGTCCGGGGCCGGGGCGCCGGGTAGACCCCCACCAGCAGGTCGCCGGGGGCGGCGCCTGCGGATCGGGACCGGGCGTGGGGCTCGGGGCCCACGTCGTGGGGGGCGGGATCGTCATGATCATCGGGGGGAACGCGAGCGCACGCCGTCCGGTCCGGACGCGACGCGAGGCGGAGACGGGGGCCGGTCGGCTGGCGGTCTACCGCACCCGGCCCGCGGCCGTCCGGGCCTCAGGCGGGCGCCGGGCGCAGCGCCCGTCTGGCGTGCCGGGCCTCGCGGGCCTGGCGGGCCAGCCGGCGCAGCTGGGGCCGCAGCCCGCCGCGCCGGGTCTCGTCGAGCCAGCCGTCGGGCAGCGAGAGGCGCACGACGCGGTGCCACGCTGAGAGCACCTGGGGCACGAGCGGGCGCGCGTTGTAGGCCAGCCCGTAGCGCTCGAAGAGGTCGCGGACCTGGACCGCGATCTCGGCGTACCGGTTGCTCGGCAGGTCGGGGAACAGGTGGTGCTCGATCTGGTGCGACAGGTTGCCGGTCAGCAGGTGCAGCAGGGGCGGGCCGGAGATGTCGGCCGAGCCGAGCATCTGGCGGACGTACCACTGCGCGCGGTCCTCGCGCTCGTCGAGCTCGTCCTGCTCGAAGGTCTCCACGCCCTCCGGGAAGTGGCCGCACATGATGACCGAGTGGCTCCACAGGTTGCGGACCAGGTTGGCCAGCGCGTTCGCGGCCAGCGTCTGCCGGAAGCCCGGGCCGCTCAGGACCGGGTGCACGACGTAGTCCTTGAGCGCCTGCTTGCCCGCCTTGCCCAGCGCCGCGCGGACCCGCTGCCGCGTCTCGGGCGGCACGCCCTCGCCGCCGCGGAGCGCGTCGCCGAGGTCGGCGTCGTACATCGCGATGCCCCACTCGAAGATGCACGCGGTGATCAGGTTCCACAGCGGCTGGACCAGGTGCCGCGGCTGCCACTCCTGGTGCTCGCTTACCCGCATGATCCCGTAGCCGAGGTCGTTGTCGCGCCCGACGATGTTGGTGTAGCGGTGGTGCAGCTCGTTGTGCGCGCGCTTCCACTGCCCGACCGGGGAGGCGTGGTCCCAGTCCCAGGTGGTCGAGTGGATCCTGGGGTCGCGCATCCAGTCCCACTGTCCGTGCAGGACGTTGTGGCCGATCTCCATGTTGTCCAGCACCTTGGCCAGGGTCAGGCTCGCGGTGCCCAGCACCCACGCCGGCCGCCAGCGGCTGCCGACCAGCAGCACCGCACGGCTGCCCAGCTCGAGCGCGCGCTGGGCGGCCACCACCCGGCGGATGTACGCCGCGTCGCGCGCGCCCCGGCTGCGCACCACCGCCTCGCGGATGGCGTCCAGCTCGCGCCCGATCGCCGCGACGTCCTCGGCGCTCAGCCGCTCCGCACTGGTCCGCACCGCGGCCGGTGCTGCCGACGTCGCCGTCGTCGCCGTCGGCGAGGTCGTCGCCGTCGCCGTCGTGCTCATGCGCGTCCGCCCAGCATCTCCACTCCCCTGCTCAGCCCCCGCGCCGCACCGCTGGTGCCCCGGGAGAACCCTAGGCACACCCACCGAAGGGGTGAGACGGGTGGGCATGTTCCGGGCCGGGATGGGGAACCGACCTCCCCGGCGCGACGGGGCGCCGGTGACCACTCTCGGGGGCTGCCCGTTCCGGCGGGCGCGGACGGGCACGGAAGGACACGATGACCATGGGCGCCGACGCGGCCGCTCACGGCTCCTCCTTCGCGGTCCGCCTGCCCGCACACCTGGACTCCGCGCGCACCGCCCGGCAGCTGCTCGACGACCTGCTGGACGAACGGGTGCCGCGCCTGCTCGTCCAGGACGCCGAGCTCGTCCTGCACGAGCTGGTCATCAACGGCGTCACCCACGGCCGCCCCGACGCCGACGGCCTCATCGCCGTCGCCTGCACGCTGGCCGAGAAGCACCTCGAGATCGCCGTCCGCGACGCCGGCGAGGGCGGCGCCATCACGCCCCGGCCCTGGTCCGACGACCAGCCCTCCGGGCGCGGCCTGGTCATGGTCGCCGCCATCTGCGAGTCCTGGCACGTCGACCGCTCCCACGGCACCGAGGTCTCCGCCCGGCTGCGCTGGTGAGCGCCGGGTAGCGTCGCTGGCGTGAGCCCGCGACGCCGCCGCCCCGCCGCGCTCGGCGCGGTCGCCGCCCTGCTGCTCGCCGGCCTGCTGGCCGGGTGCGGTGACGACGCCGACAGCGCCGACAGCGGGGGCAGCGGCGGCACGGCGTCCGGCGACAGCGGCGCAGGCGCGGACGTCGGCTCCCCCGCCCGCCGACGCCCCGGCGCTGCGGGTCGAGACCGTGCTCGACGGCCTGGACCACCCGTGGGACGTGGCGCAGGCGCCGGACGGCACCCTGCTGCTCGACGAGCGCGGCGGCGGGCTGACCGCCGTGCTCCCCGACGGCTCGGACCAGGAGGTCGACGCCGACTTCTCCGACCTGTTCGCCGAAGGCGAGACCGGGCTCATGGGGCTCGTGCTCGACCCGGCGTTCGCGGACAACCGCACCTTCTACACCTGCCAGGGCGCCGTCGACGGCGGCGCGGACGGCGGCCCGGCCATCGAGGTCGTGAGCTGGACCGTCGACGACGACTGGTCCGCGGCCACCCGCGTGGCCGACCCCCTGGTCGGCGAGATCCCGGTCAACCGCGCCATCGGCCGGCACGGCGGCTGCCGGCTCCGCTTCGACCCGCAGGGCCAACTGCTCATCGGCACCGGCGACAACGCCCTCGGCACCAACCCGCAGGACCTCGACTCCCTGGCCGGCAAGCTGCTGCGCGTCGACCCCGCCACCGGCGGCCGGCCCCAGGTCGTCGGCTACGGCCACCGCAACGTCCAGGGCATCGCCGTGCGCCCCGGCACCGACCAGGTCTTCACCGCCGAGCAGGGCAGCTCCCGCGACGACGAGGTCAACCTCGCCGTCGACGGCGGCAACTACGGCTGGAACCCCGTCGGCCAGGGCGAGTACGACGAGAGCGTGCCCATGACCGACACCGACATCCCCGGCGCCATCGAGGCCGTCTGGTCCTCCGGCGACCCCACCATCGCCGTCTGCGGCATCACCTTCCTCGACGGCGACCAGTGGGGCGACGACGAGGGCCTGCTCCTCCTCGGCGTCCAGAAGGACACCGGCGTCCTCGCGCTCCGCCTCGACGACGCCGGCGCCCTGGTCGACCAGTTCCGCCTCCCCGAGCTCGAGGAGTACGGCCGCATCCGCACGCCGCAGCTGGGCACCGACGGAGCGCTGTACGTCACCACCGACAACGGCGACGGCCAGGACCAGCTGCTCCGGGTGACGCCCGCCTGAGGCGACGGGTACTCCCTGCCGTGAGGCAGGGGTCCCGCAGCCGCCTGGCCGTCGTGCTCCCCTGAGCCACCCGCAGGGTGGAGCCCGCGCAGCTGCGTGGCGGGCAGAGGGTCAGGGGTTCGGGTCCCGTCGGCTCCGACGAAGCGAGAAGGCCCGCCGCGCTCAGCGCGGCGGGCCTTCTCGGTGGGTGGAGCTGAGGGGACTCGAACCCCTGACCCTCTGCATGCCATGCAGATGCGCTACCAGCTGCGCCACAGCCCCATCTCGGCCGCCCCCGGTGTCCCGGTGGGCAACCCGCGGAAGTTTAGCCAACCGGTGTCGTCTGGATGAAATCGGGTGCCACGGTGCGGTTGTAGGCGGCCAGTCGCCAGGGTGCGTCGGGCCCCCGGCGGCGCAGGACGACCCAGCCGCAGTTGTCGAGACCGGTCATGGTCTCGGCCTGGGGGCGGCCCCAGCCGAGGAGCGTGGCGGTGGCGGTGCGGATGGCCGCGCCGTGGGAGACGGCGACGCCGGTGTCGCCCGGGCCGAGCAGGCCGGCGAGCTCGGAGAGGGCGGCGGTGGTGCGGGCGGCGACGTCGGCGTAGCGCTCCACCTCGGGCACGCGGTCCCACTCCCCCACGCGGTACGCCGCGAAGCCGTCGGGGTCGGCCGCCTCGAACTCGGTGGCCAGCAACCCTTCGAGAGCGCCGAAGGAGTACTCGCGCAGGCGCGGGTCGAAGCGGGGCTCGAGACCGGTGGCCGAGGCGACGTAGGCGGCCGTGGCGCGGGTGCGGTCAGCGTCGGAGGACCAGAGCACCGTGGGCCCTAGTGCGGCGAGGACCGGCGCGGTGGCCGCGGCCTGGGCCCGGCCGAGCTCGTCGAGCTGGGACTGCGACTGGCCCTGCAGGCGACGCTCGGCGTTCCAGTCGGTGCGGCCGTGCCGGAGGAGGACGAGCTCGGACACCAGGCTCAGCCGCGCGAGTGCGGGGCGGTGACGTCCGCGGGAAGCGGGATCGTCGGGCAGTCGCGCCACAGCCGCTCGAGGGCGTAGAACTGCCGCTCCTCCTCGTGCTGGACGTGCACGACGATCTCGCCGTAGTCGATGAGCACCCAGCGCCCGTCGCGCTCGCCCTCGCGGCGGATGGGCTTGGCGCCGATCTCGCGGAGCTTGTCCTCGACCTCGTCGACGATGGCGCGGACCTGGCGGTCGTTGGTGGCCGAGGCGAGGAGGAAGGCGTCGGTGATGGCCAGCTGGTCGCTGACGTCGAAGGCGATGATCTGCTGCGCCAGCTTGTCGGAGGCCGCGCGGGCGGCGGTCACGACGAGCTCGACGGCGTGGTCGGTGGCGGTCACGAGGAGGCTCCAGCGGGTGCGGGGTAGAGGTGGTGCTTGGCGATGTACTGCACGACACCGTCGGGGACGAGGTACCACACCGGCTCGCCGCGGCGGGTGCGCGCGCGGCAGTCGGTGGAGGAGATGGCCAGGGCCGGGATCTCGACCATCGTCACCTTGTCGGCGGGGATGGCAGCGAGCGTGGCCGGGTCCATCTCGTGCCCGGGCCGGGTCACGCCCACGAACCGCGCCAGCCCGAACAGCTCCTCGGCCGAGCGCCAGGTGAAGATGTCGGCCAGCGCGTCGGCGCCGGTGATAAAGTAGAGCTCGCTGTCCGGCTCGGCGTTCTTGAGGTCGCGCAGCGTGTCCACGGTGTACGTCGGGCCGGCCCGGTCGACGTCCACGCGCGAGACCGAGAAGCGCGGGTTGGAGGCGGTGGCGATCACCGTCATGAGGTAGCGGTGCTCGGCCTCGGTGACGGCGCGGTCGGACTTCTGCCACGGGTCGCCGGTGGGCACGAAGAGGACCTCGTCGAGGTCGAACCAGGACTGGACCTCGGAGGCGGCGACCAGGTGGCCGTGGTGGATGGGGTCGAACGTGCCGCCCATCACCCCGACACGGCGGGTCACGGGCCGACCGCCGAGGTCAGGAGTGCTCCCGCCCGCCGCCGAAGGCGACCAGCGCGGCCATGAGGGCCAGCAGGATCACCAAGGCGAGGGCGCCGATGCCGAAGCTCAGCGCGACGTCGACTTCTTCCCCGAAGCCCAGGATCTGCGCGGTCATGCGTGCAGCCTACCCAGCCCCGCCGTCACCTCGTGTGCCCGTCCCCCACCACGACGTACTTGGTCGACGTCATCTCCGGCAGCCCCATCGGGCCGCGGGCGTGCAGCTTCTGCGTGCTGATCCCGATCTCGGCCCCGAAGCCGAACTCCCCGCCGTCGGTGAACCGGGTCGAGGCGTTGACCAGCACCGCCGCGGAGTCGACCTCGGCCACGAACCGCCGCGCCGCCGCCTGGTCCTCGGTCAGGATCGCCTCGCTGTGCTGGCTCGACCAGCGGCGGATGTGCGCCAGCGCCTCGTCCAGGTCCGGCACGACGCGGGCGGCGATGTCGAGGGAGAGGTACTCCTCGCCCCAGTCCTCGTCCGTCGCCGGCACGACGCCCGCGTGGGCCAGGAAGGCCTCGTCGCCGTGGATCGTCACCCCGGCCTCCTGGAGGGCGGCGACCACGCGCGGCAGGAAGGCCTCGACCACCTCGGCGTGCACCAGCAGCGACTCGGCCGCGTTGCAGACGCTGGTCCGCTGGGTCTTGGCGTTGAGGACGACGGCCAGCGCCTTCTCGAGGTCGGCCGCCCGGTCGACGTACACGTGGCAGTTGCCGACCCCGGTCTCGATGACCGGCACCGTGGACTCCTCGACCACCGAGCGGATGAGGCCCGCTCCCCCGCGCGGGATGAGCACGTCGACCAGCCCGCGGGCGCGCATCAGCGCCTTGACCGACTCGTGGGAGTCGCCCGGCACCAGCTGGACGACGTCGGGGTCCAGGCCGGAGCCGGCCAGCGCGTCGCGCAGCACCCCGACCAGGGCGGCGTTGGACGACCGGGCCGAGGACGAGCCGCGCAGCAGCACGGCGTTCCCGCTCTTGAGGCAGATGCCCGCGGCGTCGACGGTCACGTTGGGCCGGGCCTCGTAGACCATCCCGACCACCCCGAACGGCACCCGCACCTGCCGCAGCTCGAGCCCGTTGGCCAGGGTGCCGCCGCGCACCACCTCGCCGACCGGGTCGGGCAGCGCCGCCACCTCGCGCAGCCCGCGGGCCATGTCCTCCAGGCGCTGCGGGGTCAGCCGGAGCCGGTCCACGATGTTCGCGGCCGTGCCGCCGGTCTCGGCGCGCGCGACGTCCTCGGCGTTGGCGTCCAGGACCTCCGACCACCGGGCGACCAGCGCGTCGGCCATGGCCAGCAGGGCCGCGTCCTTCTCGGCCCGCGTGGCCAGGGCCAGCCCGTGGCTGGCCGCACGCGCGCGGCGTGCGGTGTCGAGCACGTCCTGGGTACCCACAGCCGCGAGGATAGGCGTGAGGAGGCAGCACCGTGCCCGTGTACCTGCAGGCTGGACTGTGGGGGCTGGTCGCCGGCGGGATGCTGGTGGTCGGCGCCGCGATCGCCTGGCTGCTCCGCGTGCCGCGGCTGGTCGTCGCCACGGTGATGGCCTTCGGCTCGGGCGTGCTCTTCTCCGCGCTCGCCTTCGACCTGGTCGACGAGGCCGAGCGCTCGGGCGGGCTCACCGCGACCCTCATCGGGCTGGCCGGCGGAGCCGCGGTGTACGTCGCCGCCAACGCCGTGCTCAACCGTCGCGGTGCCGCCCGCCGCAAGAGCTCGGGCGAGGAGCAGTCCTCCGAGCAGGACCAGGCCGGCAGCGGCACGGCCATCGCGGTCGGCGCCCTGCTCGACGGCATCCCGGAGTCGGTGGTCCTCGGGCTCTCGCTGCTCGGCGGCCACGGCGTCGGCGTACCCGTGCTGGCCGCCATCGCGATCTCCAACCTGCCCGAGGGCCTGTCCAGCTCGGCCGGCATGAAGGCCAACGGCCGCAGCGCGCGCTACGTCTTCGGCGTCTGGGTCTCGATCGCCGTGGCCAGCGGCCTGGCCGGCCTGCTCGGCTGCCTGCTGCTGGACGGCGCGGCGGACGCCACGATCTCGGTCATCACCGCGGTCGCGGCGGGTGCCATCCTGACCATGGTGGCCGACACGATGATCCCCGAGGCGTACGCGCGCACCCACCTGCTCACCGGGCTGGTGGTCACGCTCGGCTTCATCACCGCCTTCGCGCTGACCCGGTCGTGAGCGCACCACTGCGGTTCGTGGTCAACCGGCACCAGGCGACCACGCTCCACTTCGACCTGCGGCTCGAGGTCGACGGCGCGCTCGCGTCGTGGGCGGTGCCGAAGGGGCCGAGCCTGGACCCAGCGGTGAAGCGGCTGGCCATCCGGGTCGACGACCACGACCTCGAGGAGCACCTGGCCTACGAGGACGACCACAAGGTCGTCTGGGACACCGGGACCTTCGAGCCGGCGACCGACCCCGGCCCGGCCCTCGAGGAGGGCCACCTGCGCTTCACCCTCGAGGGCCACCGGCTGCACGGTGGCTTCGCACTGCAGCAGACCCGGCTGGGCTGGCTGCTGCTCAAGCTGGACGACGAGGGCGCGGCGCCGGGTCAGGTCTGGGCCGAGGACGAGCTGGGCTCGGTGCTCAGCGACCGGACCCTCTGAGCGCTCGGTCCGCCCGGGCCAGCGACTGGGCGTGCCGGCGCACGTCGCGCCACGGGCAGGGCTTGGCGGCCAGGCGGCGACCGACGGTGCGCACGGTGTACTTCGTCGGTGGCACCCGCGACAGCTCGTCCCAGGTGATCGGCGTCGAGACCGGCGCACCGGGCCGCGCGCGGACGGCGTATGCCGGGACCGCGGTCTGCGCGTAGCCGTTGCGGGCCACGTCGACGTAGACCCTCCTGCCCCGCTTGGCCTTGCGCACCTCGACGGTCAGCAGGTCCGGCGCCTTCTCGACCAGCAGTTCGGCGCAGCGGTGCGCGAAGTCGCGCACCTCGTCGAAGCCCAGCCGCGGTCGCAGCGGCACCAGCACGTGGTAGCCGCGCGAACCGGTCGTCTTGAGGTACGTCGTGAGGCCGAGGTCGTCGAGCAGCTCGCCCACCATCCGGGTCGCCTTGCGCACCTTGGCCAGGTCGTCGTCGCTGGGGTCGAGGTCGAAGACGAGCTGGTCCGGCTGGTCGAGCGCCTTCGTGGTGCACAGCCACGTGTGCGGCGTGACGCAGGCCTGCTGGGCCAGGTAGACCAGGCTGCGGCGGTCGTCGACCACGACCTGCCGCTGGGGGTCCTGGGCGGTGGCGACCTCGACGGTGTGCACCCAGTCCGGGAAGTGCGACGGCACCTTCTTCTCGTAGAAGCTGAACCCACCCAGCCCGTCCGGGAAGCGCTCCATGTTCACCGGCCGGCCGCGCAGGTGCGGCAGCATCACGTCGGCCACGGAGTCGTAGTAACGGGCGAGGTCCAGCTTGGTGACGCTGCCGGATCGAGGGGGGTCGTCCGGGAACAGCACCTTGTCCGGCTTGGAGATCTCCACGCCCGCGACGGTCGAGTCGCTCACGTCTCCCGCACCACCTCGGCCGCGGCCTTGTCCTCGCGGAGCCCGAGGAAGCGCGGGTGCCGCAGCTGGTGGGTCCGCGTCCACTCGGTGAAGGCGACCTGCGCCACCAGCTCGGGCCGCGCCCAGTGCACACCCTTGCGCGGGAGCGCGCCCTGGGTGCACGGCGACGGGTCGACCTCGAGCGGGCCGAGCCGCGCGTGCAGGTCGCGCAGCACCGCCTCGGAGAAGCCGGTGCCGACCTTGCCGGCGTACACCAGGTCGTCGCCCTCGTGGTAGCCGAGCAGCAGCGCACCCAGCGCGACCCGCGAGCCCTCCGGGTCGGTCCAGCCGACGACGACCAGCTCCTGGCCGGCCTCGCACTTGAACTTGAGCCAGCGGTCGGTGCGGCCGGTGGCGTACGCCGCGTCCGCGCGCTTGGCGATCAGCCCCTCCCAGCCCTTGCGGCAGGCCCCGGCGAAGTACTCCTCGCCCCCCTGCCTGCGGTGCGGCGTGTAGCGGATCGGGCCGTCGAAGGTGAGCAGCGCGCGCAGTCGCCGCTTGCGGGCCAGCAGCGGCTCGCCGCGCAGGTCCTCGCCGTCCGCGCGCAGCACGTCGAAGACGTAGAAGAAGACCGGGACGCCGCTGCGGCGCGCCTTGTCCGCGCTGCTCACGTGGATGCGCGGCTGGAGCCGGGCGAACGACGTGCGCGAGCCCTCGAAGGCCACCACCTCACCGTCCACCACGAAGTCGGTCGACGCCTGCTCCTCCAGCGCCTCCGCGATCTCCGGGAACGCCACCGTCACGTCGCGGCCCGAGCGGGAGTAGAGCCGGGTGCCCCGGCCGGTGCGCACGGCCAGGCAGCGCTGGCCGTCGAGCTTGCGCTCGTAGACCCACCCGTCGGCCCAGAAGCGCTCGTGCGACAGCGTCGCCAGCGCCGGCTGCGGGATGTCGGTCACGCTGCTGTGGTACCCGCTCGTCCGGTCGTAGGGTCCTGCCGTGACCCAGCCTCCCGAGGACGCCACCCGGCCCATCAGCCCGACCCCGCCGCCGCCGCCGCTGCCGCCCCCGCCGGCCGCGCCGCCAGCCGCCGCGCCGCAGCCCGCGGACCGCACCACCCTGGTCAGCCTGGCCTTCGCGGTGGCCACCATCGCGCTGACCGTCGTCGCGCTCGCGGTGATGGAGGACGCCCGGCGCGGCTACGAGGTCTGGACGACCTG
This genomic window from Nocardioides anomalus contains:
- a CDS encoding FAD-dependent oxidoreductase, whose amino-acid sequence is MAARSVDHLVLERGDVANSWRHERWDSLRLLTPNWLNGLPGHPYAGPDPDGYLSAPEVADHIAAYAVRSAAPVRTGTTVTSVRRTEGGYAVDTSTGGLTARSVVIATGACNRPAVPALAASLPEGLHQTTAFDYRNPASLPEGGVLVVGASATGTQLAAELARAGRHVVLSVGEHTRLPRTYRGRDVLWWMHASGVWDERYDELDDLTRARRLPSPQLVGTPERATLDLNAVQDLGVQLVGRWAAVRDGVALFSGGLRNVFSLADLKQQRLLDGFDLFAAANGVDGPEAERPEPTRVPSPARLQLDLGSGEVSSVLWATGYRPDYSWLDVPVLDAKGALRHDGGVVEDSPGLYVLGLPVLRRRKSTFLHGIEDDARDVVDRLAAYLDHPAHQRA
- the malQ gene encoding 4-alpha-glucanotransferase, translated to MPMARVGHRQRVSADFDGGIDAWGIQHRWLDAADAEHEVADATVDRLRTVIGEPPVDLEATAPVVTRPGRDLGLGRVQVTCEDGSERVVDGVLPADFPLGYHQLRTADGTERRLVVSPGRCWLPPQATWGWTVQLYAARSAASWGIGDLADLRTLRTWTEGDGGGFLLVNPLHAVAPTLPQEASPYLPATRRFRNPLYLRVEEVPGHEPVDVDVDAVRTLAAESLVDRDAAWTLKRAALAAAHARSGGDDAFAVWRAGRGDALEGFATWSALAEEHGPDWRRWPEALQDPTSADVAAYREAHAGEVGFHAWLQWQLDEQLRAATGALTVIQDLPIGVSGGGADAWVWQDTLAQGITVGAPPDALNTLGQDWGSPPLTPWRLRAADYEPFIESVRGTIAGAGGLRIDHVMGLFRLWWIPDGSGAADGAYVRYPSDDLLDIVALESHRARAVVVGEDLGTVEPGVAEALAERRILSYKVLWFEEDDPAQWPGAALAAVTTHDLPTVAGLWTGTDAEDQLEATDMPEADVRRGRADLLEKLTRDGLAEGASAAEAVAAAYRQLVRAPSLLVSLSLEDAVLEQRRPNVPGTTERENWRILLPVPVDELGASEDVARLVRLASGEV
- a CDS encoding response regulator transcription factor; translated protein: MESWARKQAAVGVPGADGGADPGLAPLLVAVISPREVVRRGVVAMLGDAGRTIRVSTVASDARSGDVGLVDVVLYDLERLTGAPHTELSRLLAGSAVVVAFEVVDRPDLAQRALSLGVTDSVPPDVGTRTLIDVLRRAARGEGTSASAYRADRHAEAVRRYGITEREAGVLALIAAGMSNEQIAAHLFLSINSVKTYIRQAYRRIGVGSRTEAVLWAVRHGLAEPDPREAERRAR
- a CDS encoding fatty acid desaturase family protein, with amino-acid sequence MSTTATATTSPTATTATSAAPAAVRTSAERLSAEDVAAIGRELDAIREAVVRSRGARDAAYIRRVVAAQRALELGSRAVLLVGSRWRPAWVLGTASLTLAKVLDNMEIGHNVLHGQWDWMRDPRIHSTTWDWDHASPVGQWKRAHNELHHRYTNIVGRDNDLGYGIMRVSEHQEWQPRHLVQPLWNLITACIFEWGIAMYDADLGDALRGGEGVPPETRQRVRAALGKAGKQALKDYVVHPVLSGPGFRQTLAANALANLVRNLWSHSVIMCGHFPEGVETFEQDELDEREDRAQWYVRQMLGSADISGPPLLHLLTGNLSHQIEHHLFPDLPSNRYAEIAVQVRDLFERYGLAYNARPLVPQVLSAWHRVVRLSLPDGWLDETRRGGLRPQLRRLARQAREARHARRALRPAPA
- a CDS encoding ATP-binding protein, whose translation is MTMGADAAAHGSSFAVRLPAHLDSARTARQLLDDLLDERVPRLLVQDAELVLHELVINGVTHGRPDADGLIAVACTLAEKHLEIAVRDAGEGGAITPRPWSDDQPSGRGLVMVAAICESWHVDRSHGTEVSARLRW